The Alphaproteobacteria bacterium genome includes the window CTGCTGCGCCCGTTAAAATAACTGTTTCTTGCATTTCATACCCTTTATTGTTGGTCTAATGATCAGAATTATACTTTACCATAAGTGAATAAAGTCTATCTGGGAAGCGTTTTTTTAGAGGAGGGGGTAATATTGTTTATTTCGAAAATTGTAATGGCGGATGTTTAGGAATTTCTTAACTTATAACCAGTCATCCTGAATTTATTTCAGCATCTATAGATCCGATAACGAGTTCAGGATGACAAGTATGGAGGACTCAATTTTCTTCTGCACTAAAAAGCAGAGCAGCGGCTTCTGGTGATATTTGAACAGCTGTTTCATTTTCTGATTTGATTTTATCAAAAAGTTCTTTTCTCAGAATGGTTGGCTTTGTATCAGACAAAAGTTGAAACCCGAGTTTGACTTGACCACTCTCAATGTGTGAGACGATAATTTCAATGACGCCGTCAATCACTATCGATTCATTCTTTTTCCGTTTGATGTAAAGCACAGTCACTCCATAGAGATTAGGATAATCAGAAAAGCCCGTTATACTTGATCCATCTCAACTTGAACCGGCGAGACGATCTCCCCAGTTAAATCAACTCTTCCTTCCGCGTTTGAAAGAGCATGTTTGTAAGGCTCACTTTTGGTGTAAAAGCAAAGGGCTTCTCTGACCATGATTTTAGAAATTGGTAATGAGGATACAGTCATTTGCAAGTAATCGGCCTTTGCAAAAATATCTTGGTGAATCCTAATTTTCAAGGGCTTAGGATTTGTGAGGCTGAAACACATCGGGTATGTTTTTACAAAGAAATTGATGATTTCAATAAGGCGTGCACGTCTTTGTGCTGGCGAAAAAAGGGGCTGTTGTGCTTTTTTTTCTCTAAAAGGGCGACGGTTTTCTTTGGCGAAGTTTTTACGTTTTCGATGAGGATCAGAATCCAAATTGTACGTTTGTGTATAAGGCTTCGTGTGAATATAGGAAGAGAATGTCTTACTTGCTCCTTCCTCTTTCCGATCAGATAAAACATAAACACGTTTTCTGGGACGGGGGATATAACTCATTCGTTTCTCGCTTGCTATTTTTGTTATGCGGCTAGTTTTAGGGTGAAAAGTAAAATGCCTATTGTAGAACAAAGCATCAACACCATTGATTTATAACCATAATAATGGTTTTGTAGTAAAAAGCAAGAAGAATATAGTTAACAAGCCCAGAGAGGCAAGTCTTGTTTGGCTCTTTCTGTATAGATTTTCTTACGATCTTTTCCTTTTACTTTTTTTTCTGTTTCAATCAAAGGGAAAAGGCCGAAATTCACATTCATCGGTTGGAATGTCTCAGCCTCTGCTTCACCCGTGACATGAGAAAGCAATGATCCTAAAGCAGTTGTTCGTGGGGGTTCTGACAGATTTGTTCCGAGAATCTCAGCTGCAGCAAAGCGACCTGCCATTAAGCCGCAGGCAGCAGATTCAAGATACCCTTCAACACCAGTGATTTGGCCAGCAAAGCGTAGATGA containing:
- a CDS encoding carbon storage regulator, giving the protein MLYIKRKKNESIVIDGVIEIIVSHIESGQVKLGFQLLSDTKPTILRKELFDKIKSENETAVQISPEAAALLFSAEEN
- a CDS encoding ProQ/FinO family protein, translating into MSYIPRPRKRVYVLSDRKEEGASKTFSSYIHTKPYTQTYNLDSDPHRKRKNFAKENRRPFREKKAQQPLFSPAQRRARLIEIINFFVKTYPMCFSLTNPKPLKIRIHQDIFAKADYLQMTVSSLPISKIMVREALCFYTKSEPYKHALSNAEGRVDLTGEIVSPVQVEMDQV